A genomic stretch from Haloarchaeobius amylolyticus includes:
- a CDS encoding DMT family transporter — MHANLWRRLSDTSGMFLILAILWGTSFVAIEVGLHHFPPILFAALRYDVAGLIVLGYALYSTDRWRPRTRQEWLQTAVTAVFVFAAYHALLYIGEQHISGAVAAVVISLSPILTAGFGSVLKVDDPLQPLGAIGFLCGIAGVVVVVQPEPGTALSSSLIGVLLVFIAGTSFALGSVLTRPLHTGLPVQTMEGWSMLLGAGLLHVVSLGRGESFAAIEWTGTAVVSLAYLTLVSGVVAFLLYFELLDRLGPTEINLVGYLEPVVATAVTWLLFGDLVDSTTLFGFAVIFAGFALIKRHALSGFLRDRVPVGRRF; from the coding sequence ATTCACGCGAACCTTTGGAGAAGACTTTCAGATACGAGCGGAATGTTCCTGATTCTCGCAATCCTCTGGGGGACCTCGTTCGTCGCCATCGAGGTCGGTCTGCACCACTTCCCACCCATCCTCTTCGCCGCGTTGCGGTACGACGTGGCGGGGCTCATCGTCCTCGGGTACGCCCTGTACTCGACGGACCGCTGGCGTCCCCGGACCCGCCAGGAGTGGCTCCAGACGGCCGTCACCGCGGTCTTCGTCTTCGCGGCGTACCACGCCCTGCTCTACATCGGCGAACAGCACATCTCCGGGGCGGTCGCCGCGGTCGTCATCAGCCTCTCGCCCATCCTGACCGCGGGCTTCGGGAGCGTCCTCAAGGTCGACGACCCGCTCCAGCCACTCGGGGCCATCGGGTTCCTCTGTGGCATCGCGGGCGTCGTGGTCGTCGTCCAGCCGGAACCGGGTACCGCGCTCTCGAGCAGTCTCATCGGCGTCCTCCTCGTCTTCATCGCGGGGACCAGTTTCGCGCTGGGGAGCGTCCTCACCCGCCCCCTGCACACCGGCCTCCCCGTCCAGACGATGGAGGGCTGGTCGATGCTCCTCGGCGCCGGGCTGCTCCACGTCGTCAGCCTCGGGCGCGGCGAGTCGTTCGCCGCCATCGAGTGGACCGGGACCGCGGTCGTCTCGCTGGCGTACCTCACCCTCGTCTCGGGCGTCGTCGCCTTCCTGCTCTACTTCGAGCTGCTCGACCGGCTCGGCCCGACCGAGATCAACCTCGTCGGCTACCTCGAACCCGTCGTGGCGACCGCCGTGACCTGGCTCCTCTTCGGCGACCTCGTCGACAGCACGACCCTGTTCGGGTTCGCCGTCATCTTCGCCGGCTTCGCTCTCATCAAGCGTCACGCGCTCTCCGGGTTCCTCCGTGACCGGGTGCCGGTCGGCCGCCGGTTCTGA
- a CDS encoding Lrp/AsnC family transcriptional regulator, which yields MDERDVRLLKAIAELGTGSPEKLHEETGIPVSTIHYRLNNLKEAGVVENDLYDIDKEAFGLSVTVIVEVLADYSGPHEVVSDQLRDIEGVTQVFSTMGETDFIAIARLRDSDMVGRIIRDFEEVPEVQRTNSTYVIDTLWDDPRGLQSYSLETLLDEFTED from the coding sequence ATGGACGAACGCGACGTGCGCTTGCTCAAGGCCATCGCCGAACTGGGGACGGGCAGTCCCGAGAAACTCCACGAGGAGACGGGTATCCCGGTGTCGACCATCCACTACCGACTGAACAACCTCAAGGAGGCCGGCGTGGTCGAGAACGACCTCTACGACATCGACAAGGAGGCGTTCGGCCTGAGCGTCACCGTCATCGTCGAGGTGCTGGCCGACTACAGCGGCCCCCACGAGGTCGTCTCCGACCAGTTGCGCGACATCGAGGGCGTCACGCAGGTGTTCTCGACGATGGGCGAGACGGACTTCATCGCCATCGCGCGCCTGCGCGACAGCGACATGGTCGGCCGCATCATCCGGGACTTCGAGGAGGTCCCCGAGGTCCAGCGCACGAACTCCACCTACGTCATCGACACGCTGTGGGACGACCCGCGCGGGCTCCAGAGCTACAGTCTGGAGACGCTGCTGGATGAGTTCACCGAGGACTGA
- a CDS encoding MTH865 family protein: protein MDDDAVERELRAQLTAALESAEYPVADPFDLVPAIPGGPQTRFEVGEERYSAMELAVRLADYQSFPYESVDEVVDDVIAAMREEGLL from the coding sequence ATGGACGACGACGCGGTCGAGCGCGAACTCCGGGCCCAGCTCACGGCCGCGCTGGAATCCGCGGAGTACCCCGTCGCGGACCCCTTCGACCTCGTACCGGCGATTCCCGGCGGGCCACAGACGCGGTTCGAGGTGGGCGAGGAGCGCTACAGCGCGATGGAGCTGGCGGTCCGGCTCGCCGACTACCAGTCGTTCCCGTACGAGTCGGTTGACGAGGTCGTCGACGACGTGATCGCGGCGATGCGAGAAGAAGGGCTGCTCTGA
- the pdhA gene encoding pyruvate dehydrogenase (acetyl-transferring) E1 component subunit alpha: MSPGGSAVGDRQLSEQEAKSLYETMVLARTFDEKAISLHRQGRIGTYAPMRGQEAAQIGAAAALADRDYLFPTYRDHAMFVQRGIDLREVLLHLLGDGQYIDREDPAGLTTFPITIPIATQLPHAVGIGMAAQLKGDDVASLVSFGDGATSEGDFHEALNFAGVFNTPTVFFCQNNGYAISVPRERQTASATIAQKAQAYGFEGVRVDGNDVFAVHEVITEALEKARNGGGPTLIEAVTYRRGAHTTTDDPSKYRDEDDAADWLQEDPLDRSRTYLEEEFDWSAEDEEAVHQWAKEEVAAAVSAAEEHTGYEPEEMFEHAYAEMPDHLRRQRREMVDEPRVDH, translated from the coding sequence ATGTCCCCGGGCGGCTCTGCCGTCGGTGACCGTCAGCTCTCGGAACAGGAGGCGAAGTCCCTCTACGAGACGATGGTGCTCGCCCGGACATTCGACGAGAAGGCCATCAGCCTCCACCGGCAGGGGCGTATCGGCACCTACGCCCCCATGCGCGGGCAGGAAGCCGCCCAGATCGGCGCGGCCGCCGCCCTCGCAGACCGGGACTACCTGTTCCCGACGTACCGCGACCACGCGATGTTCGTCCAGCGCGGTATCGACCTGCGCGAGGTCCTCCTGCACCTGCTCGGCGACGGGCAGTACATCGACCGCGAGGACCCGGCGGGCCTCACTACGTTCCCCATCACCATCCCCATCGCGACCCAGCTCCCCCACGCCGTCGGCATCGGGATGGCCGCCCAGCTCAAGGGCGACGACGTCGCCTCCCTCGTCTCCTTCGGTGACGGCGCGACCTCCGAAGGCGACTTCCACGAGGCGTTGAACTTCGCGGGCGTGTTCAACACCCCGACGGTGTTCTTCTGCCAGAACAACGGCTACGCCATCTCGGTGCCGCGCGAGCGCCAGACCGCCAGCGCGACCATCGCCCAGAAGGCCCAGGCCTACGGCTTCGAGGGCGTCCGCGTCGACGGGAACGACGTGTTCGCCGTCCACGAGGTCATCACCGAGGCGCTCGAGAAGGCCAGGAACGGCGGCGGGCCGACGCTCATCGAGGCCGTCACCTACCGCCGCGGCGCCCACACCACGACCGACGACCCCTCGAAATACCGCGACGAGGACGACGCCGCCGACTGGCTGCAGGAGGACCCTCTCGACCGGTCGCGCACCTACCTCGAGGAGGAGTTCGACTGGTCCGCAGAGGACGAGGAGGCTGTCCACCAGTGGGCGAAAGAGGAGGTCGCCGCGGCCGTCAGCGCGGCCGAGGAGCACACCGGGTACGAGCCCGAGGAGATGTTCGAGCACGCCTACGCCGAGATGCCGGACCACCTGCGGCGCCAGCGCCGCGAGATGGTCGACGAACCGCGCGTCGACCACTGA